The following nucleotide sequence is from Cucumis melo cultivar AY chromosome 1, USDA_Cmelo_AY_1.0, whole genome shotgun sequence.
CCACCGCGCCTGCGCCCGAACCCATCGCTTCTCATCCTCCTCATACGGACCTAACCAATGTCCCTGTCGATGAGCTCATTCTCGCTCTCAACCACGCCCGTACTCGTGAACGTGCTTTGCACCTTCTTTCTCAGGTATTCTAAACCCAAATGCCTATAAATGATTGAATATACTGTAATCTATCCGTTTAAGTTAATGGGTTTAGATCAGGAGATCGTATTGCAGACTTTTTGTTTTGGTGGCTTTGGAATCGGACTAAAGAAGGGAGAAAAGAAAACCCATGAATTCTTAGTCCATTCCTAAAGACAAAGAGAAAGTTGTAATGTTTGGCCaattaaaaatggaattttccttactttttaaaactcaagttttgtttttttgttctttcttttttaactttctACTTTTTATGCGTCGTTCTCGTCACGGAAATTACTGAAACAGCCTGTTGTACATGCATTCGCGTTAGTCTCTCGACTCTCGCCCTCGTAATTGTACATCTTCGCAATCGGTTCTTGTTCCTGACTCTCGCTGTTCTTTCTATTGGGtccttttttatgaaaaaaatgagCAAAGAGCGAAGTTCAAGAGAGAGAGAACGGCATACTGAACTTGctctttaaattttatttttcaaatgtgaTTTTTCACTTTGTTTTGATCTGATTTTATAATTTCAAATGATCGGACAAAAATATGCTTTTATTTTTTGCTGTTTTATGTTTCTGTAATGCATATCTATAATGTGAATCTATGGGATGACACTTGTTTCTGTTAACTGTAATTTTTACTTTTAGCCACAAAAATTAATGTGGAATTTTATCTAAAGCTTAGAGATCATTCGTGAAAGCATAAAGGTATACTAATAAGGGCGAACATTCAAATTTAACCATTAGGGAGAAAATAGAGACTTTTGAAGCTTCTTTTTTGTGTTTTCAAAACTTGGTCCTATTTCTGAAAATATTGGTAGAAATTGtataacaaaacaaagaaacttgTAGATGTAAGTAatgtttataaacttaattttcaaaactcaAATATGTTCATCGAAATGGGCCTAAACTTTTTTATCGGAAAAAAATTTGATTAGCAATAAACTTCAAATGTTTTCCCCAGTGATTCAAACTCTTAATTGCagatttttggttttttctctTCAGAAGAGGAGTATGTTTGATAATTTGGCTGTTCTGATATGGCATTCGTTTGGTACTATGTTTACCCTTCTAAAGGTATGAACTCTCAACTGTGGCAATGCCTTTATAGAACAATGTCAATCTTCAAGATGTGTGATTTCTTTTATTTGTGTGTTGCAATTGTAGGAAATAATGGACGTTTACCATTTGTTGTCCAAGCCTGAGCTTACAGAAAAAGCTTCAACTAGGGTCTGCAATGCTCTTGCTCTTCTTCAGGTTATCGTCTCACTTCTGTTATCAGATGTGAAGTTGAATGAAGATAGATTGTTTTGTTTATTGATCATTTTGACTCGTATGAAATTTTGCTTGTCAATTCCTCCTCTGATACATCTCATTTAGAGCATGCACCTTATCTCCATGGTTGAACACAAAAATCCATCTTCCTCTTGCTTAAGAAACCGTGTACTTGTCTTCTGCAGTGTGTGGCCTCTCACCCAGAAACAAGGGTGCCATTTATGAAAGGTAAAATCTCAGCGAAATTCGATATATCTctgttgtttttttctttttacatgtTAAAGGCGTTTTCTATTGATTATTAGGCATTAACCAGTGACCTTTTGAATTAGGTAGCATTGATGGTCTGAGTTGTGCTGATCTTTCATGGCTTCTGATTGAATGCATATTATTTTGCAGCTGAAATTCCACTTTATTTGTACCCGTTCCTTAATACCACCATCAAGGAAAAACCTCATGAATGTCTCAGGCTCACTAGCTTAGGAGTAATTGGTGCACTAGTGAAGGTAGTCActtgtttcttttctttacatTTTGTTTTCTGTTCTTAGGTTAACATCAACTCTTGCTAGTATCATGATGAAATGATTACTTTGGAACAAACTAATGAGTTTAAAGACAAAGAAACTTTCAGTTCacaaatcaaaatcaaattctTTGTGTATCTACATCATTTATTTTGTACTTATGCAATTGCTTACCTCACTCTTGCAGGTTAATGACAAGGAAGTTATTTACTTCCTACTCAAAACTGAAATAGTTCCATACTGTCTGCGATGCATGGATGTGGGAAAAGGCTTGTCAAAAACGGTGAGTACTGCAAGATGAGATCGTAAACAACCAGCACAGATATTGTTTTCTCAATGATGTCACGCATCTTTGTTCATTTTATGTCAAGTCTATCACTCATCATCCTAAGATCATCCAGGTTGCCACGTTTATTGTTCAGAAAATTCTAATGAATGAAGAGGGATTGAGGTACTGCTGTATCATAGCTGATCGCTTTTTTGCAATAACTCGTGCCTTGGAAACGATGATGGAAACACTTTCGGAAGAACCCTCACAACGGCTGCTAAAACATATTGTTCGCTGTTATCTTATGCTCTCTGAAAGTCCAAGGTTAGCTAAAAGTTCCTCTGAAGGCTTTTAAAAACTTCATAATTTGATTGGTTTTGCCACTACCCTTTATACCATATCGTTGATTTTGTGCTTGGTTTTATCAATAAAGGGCTTGCCTGGGACTTGGTAGACTCCTTCCTCGGATGCTAAGCCACAGCGCCTTTACTGACCTCCTTCATGTAAGTTTTACAATGACTATGAACTTGTATTGCTATTGCTATTGCTACTTGTCAGAACATGTATTGTTACATATCAATCTGAGTGCTAAGGAACTTAACTTTCACAACTCAATACCTCAAACACAAACTTTCTAGTTTCAACTTGCTAATTTCAAACTTCATAACTCAAGTCAATTTGCCCATATACTCTTAAACCTGAAGCTTATGCAATTATTACTGTCTTGTCTTACTTGCAGGATGATCCGACTGTCATGAGCTCTTTCAAGCAGTTGCTTCGCAAGGTACACGAGAATAGGTTATGAGACGATGAAAACAAACAAGGCAAGGCAATCCAAAAACTGGCTGAAGTTATATGCAAACTTTGCCAATTCTACTGCACagaattatataatatatacatatagctCTAAAAATGAGTCAGTTCCTCCATCTTTCACACATCTCTTCACTATGTACATCACAAGAGTAGATGTAATTTGAACCACTTAAATCATAGTGTTaggcctttttttttcttttgtttcttccacaggcttttactttttatttttgtattctCATAACTCTTATTACAAAATGAAAGGGAATCTCACCTTCAGTACTTCCACAATCTATCTTGTTATTCTTCTAATGAAACTGAGTTTAATTTGcctttgtttttcaaaaataaaatgtctaaatggaatgaaatattgatttttaaaatgtaaCATAGAACCAAAAAGGAGATTAAAATTGTAAATGAGCCATTTAGGACTATGCAAAATAAACTATGCAAAATTGGGAGGGTTTAACCTTGTTGGTTTAAAATGTTAAAGAATAAAAGCAAAAGACATTGTTAGTTTTAAATGTTAAAGACATGAttgaaagagaaattaaaaTGGAAAGAGATTGAAAGGTtcttcaaattaaatttgaataaatTCAAGATTTAAATTGTCGACATGATGTAATTACCCATTTAATCACCTAAAATTAGATTGGAAGAAATTCAAGTTAAGGTCTTGGTAGTTAGATGAATAGATGGAAATGAATTTTTATACACTAAACTAATATGGAAACCACGTTATGACATCTTCAAACTCATTGAATACTTTTCCTTAATTCAATCGGTTAACATATTAAATTACTGTCTCCAAAACTAAATTGGTTAGTGAAGAAATAAATGGTCCATATCATACCATAGCATTGTACACATCCCCAAATTGTCACATGAACACTCGCTTTCACGACGGTTCCAGTGGGTTTTATATCTCCACATTTGTACATAAGGGTGTTAAACAAACCCAACCTATCCCGAAATTATGCATCATTATATATCTCTCGTCTCACTCGTCGGTCTATCTTTTCTACTATTTCACATAACCTTTTCTAATGATTACAAAGCTTAGTTTTTTGGTATTGAGATACTAAGTGATTTTGTTATAACACCTTtaaattagatctatttttcaaaagaaaaaaaaaaagctaaacaAATCTATCATCATTTATGTGTTAAAATGAACCTTTTCTTTCCTACTTCCCGTAAAACTTTATCCCCTTCACGTTGTTTTATCGTACAAAGGCTAATCGATCACCCAACCCAAAAAATATGAGATTTGGGTTGCCTTCATATGTAGGattgaatatttaaaagtaaaaaaaaaaaagaaaaaaaagtatctTAACCCGGCCTATAGAGACTATAAATCTCctataattttatatttgtaaagTTGGATTAAACTACAGAGACCATTTTCTTTTACACCAAATTAAAACTATTATCACTGAATTTTGTATCGGTAAAAaccattaaaaaattaaatattttgtcatatttgctaatttttttaat
It contains:
- the LOC103495613 gene encoding uncharacterized protein LOC103495613 isoform X3, with product MSLSMSSFSLSTTPVLVNVLCTFFLRFLVFSLQKRSMFDNLAVLIWHSFGTMFTLLKEIMDVYHLLSKPELTEKASTRVCNALALLQCVASHPETRVPFMKAEIPLYLYPFLNTTIKEKPHECLRLTSLGVIGALVKVNDKEVIYFLLKTEIVPYCLRCMDVGKGLSKTVATFIVQKILMNEEGLRYCCIIADRFFAITRALETMMETLSEEPSQRLLKHIVRCYLMLSESPRACLGLGRLLPRMLSHSAFTDLLHDDPTVMSSFKQLLRKVHENRL
- the LOC103495613 gene encoding cell differentiation protein rcd1 isoform X1, translating into MANLPDSLFGEPTTAPAPEPIASHPPHTDLTNVPVDELILALNHARTRERALHLLSQKRSMFDNLAVLIWHSFGTMFTLLKEIMDVYHLLSKPELTEKASTRVCNALALLQCVASHPETRVPFMKAEIPLYLYPFLNTTIKEKPHECLRLTSLGVIGALVKVNDKEVIYFLLKTEIVPYCLRCMDVGKGLSKTVATFIVQKILMNEEGLRYCCIIADRFFAITRALETMMETLSEEPSQRLLKHIVRCYLMLSESPRACLGLGRLLPRMLSHSAFTDLLHDDPTVMSSFKQLLRKVHENRL
- the LOC103495613 gene encoding cell differentiation protein rcd1 isoform X2, whose protein sequence is MANLPDSLFGEPTTAPAPEPIASHPPHTDLTNVPVDELILALNHARTRERALHLLSQKRSMFDNLAVLIWHSFGTMFTLLKEIMDVYHLLSKPELTEKASTRVCNALALLQCVASHPETRVPFMKAEIPLYLYPFLNTTIKEKPHECLRLTSLGVIGALVKVNDKEVIYFLLKTEIVPYCLRCMDVGKGLSKTKILMNEEGLRYCCIIADRFFAITRALETMMETLSEEPSQRLLKHIVRCYLMLSESPRACLGLGRLLPRMLSHSAFTDLLHDDPTVMSSFKQLLRKVHENRL